TTGGTAAAGTTTTGGCACTTTATTCAACAGAATAttttaacacatacacaaatatatttttatatatatattaacaggATTCCCACCGAGAAAGTTAAACAGCCTTCACTAAACCCGCTGCAATCATCCAACTGTCATCATCCTGACATCACCATCAAAACACCAACAAGCCATAGCCGAAGTCGTACAGTAAACGGAACTCTTCAATCAAGCAACGGCAAAGAATATTCCCCAGGAAAATTAGATTTCATAGTGCAAGGGACAGACTGTTTAGTAGTGAATggaaaggaaatgaatgaaaaaacagaagaaggcaAAATCTCTAATGGATATGGCTCTAAGTTTTCCTGCCAATGGATTCGGGTAACTGTAGATGATGGGCAGACTCACAAGGAGCCTAGAGATGACCACAATGAGGAGGACAGCAAAAAGGAGAATGGGGGAAGCAAGCCAAAAGATGAAGACAACACAGAACTGAAATTATACAACATAGCCAATGAACTCTTGCAGACAGAAAGAGCCTATGTGGCTCGTCTCCACCTGTTAGACCGGGTCAGTGACGGCCTCCATGTGTCCAGTATACTTTGATAAAATAGTGTTGACTAAAGTTTTTCTAAGCATAGTTAGATATAAGATATTATTTATTGATACAGACATTATGCTATAGTGTTGCTACAGAGGCAAATACTTGGTTAATACACAGGTATACTTGTGTAAAAGACTAGTAATTGTGAAACTAAGCCGTATACTCTGATTCTCACTACAGGTGTTCTGCTCACGCCTGATGGCAGAGGCAGGTCGAGGCTCATTTCCTCTTGAGGTGATAAGAAATATCTTCTCAAACATTTCCTCCATCTATTCCTTTCACAGCCAGTTCCTCCTTCCTGACCTGGAAACCTGCCTCAGACACTGGTGGGCATTCATATAAAAACGTAGTGCAGCATTAAGGATGTCttttaatattaacactgtGTGTTGAAGCTGACCCTCATCTTTTACTTTGCCACTTCCACCAAATGTAGGTATGAAAGCCCCGGCCTGGGTAATGTTCTTTTTCGACACGCACCCTTCCTAAGGATGTATGCAGATTATGTCAGCAACTTTGATCAGGCCATGGCGTTGGTGAGGACATGGACTGAACGCTCCTCTGCTTTCAGAAACATCGTCCAGGACATAGAGGTAAGAAACATCagtatttaatcatttacatttacacctAAAGGTACAGAGTTGTGGGCAGAACATAATGTATGTATTGGCTGGTTTAGCGTCAGGGTGTGTGTGGCAGCCTCACTCTACAGCACCACATGTTGGAGCCTGTTCAGAGAGTTCCTCGTTATGAGATGCTCCTGAGGGACTACCTAAAGAAGCTGCCCGAGGATAACCCAGACTATAAGCTTGCTCACAGTAAGTGGATTgtatcagtgtttttatctCAGTCTGTTTACCCATCACTGTGTGCACTTGATCCTCTGTCTCTGAAAGGTCATCTTGTGTTTACCATGCATCTCTTTGTCATCTTCAACAGAATCCTTGCAGAATATTTCCATGGCAGCCACCCACTCAAACAGTGCCATCCATAAAGCTGTATGTCACCATAATGTTTACGAGATTTATCACTAAttaattgtattatattttcaaATTGATCCTGATGAGGTGATTTTAAATATTCCAGTACTTTGCTATggaattaaataattaaacacgatctacagcatgttttattgtaatttttttagcTGACAGTTAgaagaaatgtaatattaatatgcCTGTATTGTCTGATATATCAGTTGTGGGAATAATAACTATCTCATGATTCCCCCTTGCAGATCAGatcaattgttttttttaatctttttttccttttaggaAAAGCTGAAGCGGTTGCTGGAGATCTATGAGATGGTTGGGGATGAAGAAGTGGTCAACCCAACCAACGAGTTTCTCAGAGAGGGTCGTCTGCTTAAGCTTGCTGCCAGGAACACATCTGCTATGGAGCGACAACTGTTTCTGGTCAGACTACTGATTTTTCTATAAAGGTTCAGCTTCTATCAAGTGTCAAagttttaaacagctgtttatcTTAAACTTTCTAGTTAATAGCTCtttatgttatttaaatgtaagGAAACCTTGTAAattattgtgtttctttcaCAGTTCAACAACTTTTTGCTGTGCTGTACTCCCAAGTTCAGCCTAGTTGGCCAGCGCTTCACTGTTCGATGCAGGATCGGAGTAGATGGCATGCAAGTGCAGCAGACCACCAATGAAGACCATCCTTACACCTTCCAGGTCTCTGGAAAGGAAAAGACCCTTGAGCTGCAGACCAGGTGCGTGCACTGTGTGTACTCCTCGTATAATGCCTGCtacaaaactgtattttttttatgctgccaaagttgtgtttctgctgtcagaaagatatttttaaagaaatgtaattgaATATTAGACTAAGAAATAAACTTTTGATGCAGATCTGCAGAACAGCTACAACTGCTAAACAATAGCTTCTAGTTAtgtattaaatgtatatattttaacacGATTTCCACCTTAAATgccattttttcattttgtttgatttatttaagcTCTGAACAAGACAGAGATGAATGGATCAAGGTAAATGAggagttttatttgtttggtgCAGGACAGTAAATATTACATAAATGAAGGAAATTGTGTCCATTTCTTTCCCCTAATGCAAGTGTTATGTATCTCCAGGTGATTCGAGGTGCTATTGATGAGTttcagaagaaaaatgaaactttCAAATTGGCTTCCAAAGAGCTGAATGTAGAAGAACCAGTAAGTTTGATAGAACATGTACTGAATAGGTGTAGTGATgtagtgtttgtatttatattagGTGCTGCTTGTTTTGACAGGCAGAGGAACTTGGTCGACGAGCCCCTCGTTGGATCAGGGACAACGAAGTGACCATGTGTATGAAATGCCAGGAGCCTTTCAACACATTCACAAGAAGACGTCACCACTGCCGAGCCTGTGGTTTAGTGAGTGATGAAATATCTTAGTGGTGAACACATAATATAGGACAAAATGGAAGTGACAGCTTCTCTGCTCCCTAGGTGGTGTGTGGGAAGTGTTCGGACAACAAAGTGGCTTTAGAGTACGACGGTAACAAGCTGAACAAAGTGTGCAAATCCTGCTACTCCATCCTGACAGGGCAGAGAGAGGACAAGCTGGAGGACAAGAAGAGAACAATGCTGGTGGTGAGCCTGGTTCTCTAAAGGTTTTGACAAGGGTTAAACTTGCTTTACTTTAATAGTAAACTTACTTTTACGTGGAATTATATATaaacttcagtttttttatttcacaaactTGTCTAAATAGGTGCatccattttaatttaattacaccAACTGGAGCCACAATAACAAGCTTGGAACAAGGTTGGCAAGGTTTCTTTATTTAACGCCATTGtgctttgttgtgtgttttgcgATAGTTGGAAACATCTCCAGTGCCCTGTGACAGCGTAATGAATGGTTTTCACAACATGGTGACAACGTTAGACCTGGCAACTAGTGTGGTCTGCCAACAGGAGTGAGCCTCCAGTCCTCTACACTGCACTGCAGGTAGGGGTCTCTGTCATATGAATAATGTGAATGATAATGAATTATCTTTTACATacaacatatacatataatttTGCAAGCAAacaatttaattatattttcaaacATTGAATAATGCTGCCACAGACCCGTTTCTGTTTTGTATGTCGCTGTTATTTGTTGGAAAGCTTGTCTCTAGAGAGCCTGCACGAGCTGTTGTCATATGCAATGTTGCCACAATCACTGTTCCTGAGTGGCAGACATGTAGGGCAATGGTCACGATCTGTCATCATGCACTTGTGGAAAAAGGGGAAAGGCAACTAAAATGTTGTGCAATCAGCGGCACAGAAAGAAATTCTGCAGAGGTCTTCACAGCTGGACATAGGCAAAACAGATGCGAGGCATAATGTAGGTGGCAAACAGATATGAAGGTTATTAGCAAGTTGTTGGTCCACCATAAGCATCAAGAACAGCCTTATTGATCTTTGGCACAGGATTTAAGTCTGTTAAAAGAATTAATGGGAATATTATAAAAGATGGTTCCTCTCAATTGATTGAAACCATTCAGTGACCTGTTTAAGTCTCACTGTATTTATCAGGAAACATAAATGGACTGACTGTACATTAACTTGGGTAGAATGGTAAATTCTGATTAATTCTTTacaagatgttttattttctccctgtaatataataataatctatatcTAATAATGTATAGAATACAACTTTTGGTTAGTTTTGCCACAACGTGGTGGTAAAAGGTTGGTGCACACTCTCCATTAGGACAGAGAGCTCACTTATTGGCTGTCTGACTTCATTATGCAATACATGGCCCATCTTCAACACCTGCAACCATCACTCACATTTCCAGGATGTGAAGTCCCTGTCAAGTTTACCTCCTATGGTCCGCAGTGtggagcccccccccccagagCCGCTAGTGTCAAACCCTGTTTCTGTGCAAGTAATTAAATCATCACCCACGCTTCCTCCTGTGCCGAGATGTTCTTCACCTCAAACTGTGCTGTACTGACTGTTGAGCTGTGACAAGCGGGATGCCAAGCAGGATGCCAGCATGCACAATGACATTAAAGCCAATGGCTCCAGATGTGGCACTAATGGTAATGCCAGCAGTGGAAAGAAATGTATTGAGAGGAAGTCAACATCAACAGCACCAAGGAAAACCACTGCTGAATATTTAGAACCATGGAAAATACTCATATGAGCATGTTCATGAACATAAAACAACCACTGGTAAAGACAAAGGTGTAAcgtgtaataaataaaaacctagaAATTGGATTCAGGCATAAATTAATGCACAATATTTGGACAGAGAACAGTTTTCCTTACAAGTGGCTGTGCACTTTATTTGTGAAAtggtttacagtaaaataaataaaggtgtttTAACATGAGTTGTACTATCCCTTTCAACTACAAACATGTTGACTTTAGCTCTGTACAGGTTTTCTAAGGTGCTGTGTGGTGTAGTGAGAAAATATGCTTAAAGTTGCTTCCTTACAGCAGACAGTTGAACACATTGCATGAAGCTTTCAGTGACACACAGAAGCTCAGTGGGATCAAATTTGCcttataaaacacattcagctGATCCCATTTCTTCACAGGTAATTACAGCTATTAAATCTTTACACTCAAAGCAATTTACAGCTAAAAGAAACAAACgcatataaaaatgtacaaaaaatgaCATAAGGATGAtcattgtaaaatataaaatgtggtTTATGTTAGCAGACACTGTTAATGACAGACTTGCCGAGAATTATCACTGATCTTTACCACTCTATGGATCAtttcctgtctctttgtctgttcTGGTGTTATGACCACTTGCTATTCAGTCAGCTACTCTTGTCGACcctattttttttatcttctaaTCTATCCAGGACTAAACTGCAGATAAAACGCCTATATTTCTCAGCAGTTGAGCTAGAAAACAGAAGGTCAGAATACCATATGAATACTAATGTTTCTCTGAATGCGCAACTAGGAAATCTATTGCTTATGTAAAAGCAATCTAAGCAAATAAATAGTCCTGTGACTGGGTAGTTAAGCATCTCTTATCTGTGTCTCAAGTTGttctgccctctagtggccaCAACACACCTGCAACtgtaatacataataaatgaaCGGCTCTTCAGTTGCTAATTTCTCCACTGTGATCACTAGAACgttactgtctgtctctgttgctGAGCAAGTAGTGTATgctgattttttaaaaatggtgaCAGTGAACTGAAGCTATGGAGTTATGATCCAGACAGGAATGAGCAAAAGCCATAAGACTCTGGAACCCCCTTCCAGACTGCCACACTCATCTGACACAATGATATAGAATATAAATTATAACAGCTTTAAGCTTCTTGCTTCATTTcccagtaaaaacaaacaaaaaaaaaaacttgtggTCTCTTGtttcactgttgtgttttcctttggacagaaaacacaagcaagATACCCTCAAGTGTAACTGTTATTTTGCTATCGCAGTAGCTAAAAATATCTTATAAGCTGCTAGGGTCTGCCTCAACAAAATACAGTGCTTAGCTGATAAAGAATATCATCTAAATCTAAAGTGTCTGAaacatttaggaaaaaaaagtttatccCCTGGTGTGCCTGTTGTTTTCTAATAtaacaactgtaaacacaattggacattagagaaaaacaaacattaaacagtgtAATGACTTATTCCTCTGAGTGGCAGGCCCAGCTGACAGTCAGAGGAGTAGTTTTTTATGTGCCTCTGCCGGCTGGACATGAGAAAATCGGGCTAAGTGTCATCCGACAGTTATCTTTACAGCCTTAACCTCCTGGTAAGGATCACGGAGgagctggagccaatcccaACTGTCTTTGGGCAGAATGCAGGGTCACCGGTCTATCACAAGGTTTGGTTTCAGCTCAGcccaaaaacattaaatggaCGATTTAAATCCACCAAGCGGTGGTTACAGACATGGCTCTTAAAGACAAAGGCGGTTTAACCTGCTGGTAATGACATGTTTCAAGCAAGGAGGCCCTGATTTGGACGAAGAGGCTTAAAATGGGATGTTAAAATCCAGCACTTGATGCAAGAACAGCAACACTGGCAGAGTTGGACCCATTTGACGCACACGCTGACACATTGTACATAAAGGAAAAATCTGGATTATTTACAAGAAGACTAGCTCTCTTTAACTTTCATACATTAATCATCAGTTCATGTCTTGTTGTGGAAAATCTCTTAACCACTGGTTTCAAGAAGTCTTCTGCCCAAGTCCCAATACTGAGTGTCCCCCATGAAGAATTATTTCTACTTATATTACTATCAGATGGATGTGGACCTGTGTTCAAACACAGCTCAGTATTGTAATACTTCATGGAAGGACTTTCAGTCGGCCAAGGGTGAGTAGTCCAAGTGCAGGTTTATCAGTGAGGCCGTGTCAAGCAGAACCGACCACACTGCTCCTGTTCGTAACATTAGAGCTAACTCTTTTTCTGCCCTTCCCATCAGCTTGTGAGAAAGAAGAATCGTAGTGAAGAACAACGAAGAACAAAGAGAACATCAGAGGTGTTTCTGGAGTCTCAAACAGTCCTCCAGACTGTGCAGCACTCAGTTGGCTCAAGGCAAACCAGCCCCCTTATAATACCAGCAGTGATGAGAGGTGAGAAGGCCGCCTTGTCGTCTCTCAGCTacagcagagctgctctgaCACCAGCAGGGTGTCGTAGCCATAGATCtccagcaggtggagcagaAAGAGCCTGTCGCCATGGGGATCCAGACCCATAGCCCTCACACTTTCCTGGGTCAGAGTGGGATCAGGGCTTCCTGCCACCTCGCTTAGGGTTTGGAATATTCTGTTGTTCTGCTCCAGGAAAAACCTGAGTAAGTTAAGATTAAGATGACAAGTGAGTTTTGTTGTTAATTTCCCCATAGTCTTTGATTCTATTCCATGTCTATACTCTGAACAGTAGCAGTAACATGTCAAAATAAATCATACTTACAGAATAAAGAGATCCTCTTCACTGGACACACAGTCTCCATTCTCCTCTTGGGAGTACAGCAACAtctgcctacacacacacacacacacacacacacacaatacatttaATCTGTTCCTACAGGATgaaggaattttttttttttatacaaatatttatacCAGGACACGTAATACACATATACTTTACAATTTTTCAATTAATACTTTTTTTGATGCTTAGAGCTTCTTCTTttctaaaacactgtttttctgGCAGCTGGGTTTGTTAAAGTTTACCCTGTTGTTAAAGGAGGCATGTGTTGTTTAGACTGTACTTACCTCTGTTCAGTGAGTTTGCGATATTTCTCCCTGTCTGCAGTGCTGAGGCGGAGCAAAGGCTTTAGGCCTTCTCTGTAGGTCTTTACATTCTGATTGTCTACGTAAACATCATACAGATCCTTCTTCTCCTCAAAGATCTTCTCTGTAGTAcctgaacacaaaaacacacacagactctagATTCTAGCCATATTCTTTTCACAAATGTTCCAGCATCCACTTACATGCAACGTAGGAGAGCTCATTCTCCAGGGCGCTGATGTCGGCCACGTTAACATAAAAGAAGGGGCGGAACTCGGGCACGGCCACGCCAACCCCGGGGATGGAGATGTTCGCcaggcaacagcagcagtacacTAAGAGGGAAGAGGAAGTGAAGGGCGAGATTAATTAATAGCAAATGTGTGCATGACGTGTGGGCTGTCCAACACTGCTCCAGCTGGAAAGGAACTGCATGTACAGTGAAGTGCAAGCCCTCATCTGATTATTAGGTAATAGACACAACATGAGACTGATCAGTCTTCTCCTTCTGGGCAACACAGCTAATATACACGAATATCTAATGtcaaactttttatttaatttctgtgaATAAATCCGTACGCATCTCACCCCTGTAGCAAACCACGCCCACAGGTGGAGGGGAGAAGATGAGAATGCGTCTGCGGAGGAGAGCCAGTTTCCACAGCACCATGATCTGCTCCCCGAAGAATCGGATGAACTGCGACATACAGCCTGCGGGGTGCGTGATCTGGTCCgcaggtggacacacacacacacacacacacacacacagtaaaacagagTAAGAAACACTTCACAATCATAGATAGATGAAATTGGAATGGAAAAATATCTCCTACCTTCATCTCAGGGTGCATGCTATGGTTGATTGCAGCTCCCCAGGCATTGGCTGGACATGCAGTGACAACGCCGTCACCACTGGGGGGCAGGAGTGCTCTCTTGTCCTCATAGAAGGCCTCCAGGGGAGAGTAGTGGCCTGGGGACTGAAGCTGAAGCCTGGAACAGCAGCGAAATGACATccaaacatgtaaaatatagGTAATTCA
The window above is part of the Anabas testudineus chromosome 23, fAnaTes1.2, whole genome shotgun sequence genome. Proteins encoded here:
- the LOC113163397 gene encoding LOW QUALITY PROTEIN: FYVE, RhoGEF and PH domain-containing protein 4-like (The sequence of the model RefSeq protein was modified relative to this genomic sequence to represent the inferred CDS: inserted 2 bases in 2 codons), which translates into the protein MIMFDLKKRNSLTLNCSRDTEEFRRAAVRRKVKGSVVESHTGPTKATPYQSPLRAGQDQVHSPTTGKLLPHQVNGTEEDHSPNRGYGVSVSCVSPGHNCLGSPSPVRGEGSSFINGGSGAHISPNTHSQRIPDLASSVFLGSPSPGKREFENCSPLREGEHSSEKLSPRNHGSLRGKLRTPSPVQGRMGSYTPVKSSKSWLRLHRISSSKMKGQEKRVGKSLSVPDLIVYLDESRIPTEKVKQPSLNPLQSSNCHHPDITIKTPTSHSRSRTVNGTLQSSNGKEYSPGKLDFIVQGTDCLVVNGKEMNEKTEEGKISNGYGSKFSCQWIRVTVDDGQTHKEPRDDHNEEDSKKENGGSKPKDEDNTELKLYNIANELLQTERAYVARLHLLDRVFCSRLMAEAGRGSFPLEVIRNIFSNISSIYSFHSQFLLPDLETCLRHWYESPGLGNVLFRHAPFLRMYADYVSNFDQAMALVRTWTERSSAFRNIVQDIERQGVCGSLTLQHHMLEPVQRVPRYEMLLRDYLKKLPEDNPDYKLAHKSLQNISMAATHSNSAIHKAEKLKRLLEIYEMVGDEEVVNPTNEFLREGRLLKLAARNTSAMERQLFLFNNFLLCCTPKFSLVGQRFTVRCRIGVDGMQVQQTTNEDHPYTFQVSGKEKTLELQTSSEQDRDEWIKVIRGAIDEFQKKNETFKLASKELNVEEPAEELGRRAPRWIRDNEVTMCMKCQEPFNTFTRRRHHCRACGLVVCGKCSDNKVALEYDGNKLNKVCKSCYSILTGQREDKLEDKKRTMLVLETSPVPCDSVMNGFXQHGDNVXTWQLVWSANRSEPPVLYTALQDRELTYWLSDFIMQYMAHLQHLQPSLTFPGCEVPVKFTSYGPQCGAPPPRAASVKPCFCASN
- the LOC113163400 gene encoding DENN domain-containing protein 11-like — translated: MVERSDRAPLLDWEEVPSAEKPSGAAPAADHTKERLSSPSNSRSLSGCTAPGFGWSSGPGGPSPSRSLSNTDGCSAPPATSSIPAGTDEGLRPDKEQHLSDSGPREVALEDRMVKWEEKDQIVSVFVVTFNTRSGNMLEWCLPKDMDLEGVEFKAIASGSHRVTTDFIYFRKGCYFGLACFANMAVESTVERGARMKSVGILSPSYTLLYRYMSFLEHQVRLQLQSPGHYSPLEAFYEDKRALLPPSGDGVVTACPANAWGAAINHSMHPEMKITHPAGCMSQFIRFFGEQIMVLWKLALLRRRILIFSPPPVGVVCYRVYCCCCLANISIPGVGVAVPEFRPFFYVNVADISALENELSYVACTTEKIFEEKKDLYDVYVDNQNVKTYREGLKPLLRLSTADREKYRKLTEQRQMLLYSQEENGDCVSSEEDLFILFFLEQNNRIFQTLSEVAGSPDPTLTQESVRAMGLDPHGDRLFLLHLLEIYGYDTLLVSEQLCCS